Genomic DNA from Magnolia sinica isolate HGM2019 chromosome 4, MsV1, whole genome shotgun sequence:
CATATAGATTGTATTAAGCAATCAATTAAACGTTTATTAAACTTCATATAGTTTGTATTAGGCAATCAATaagttcaatttttatttattctgtTTGATATAAGTTTTTAAAGTCATGTgcacaataataaataaaaggaatATAAAATTTTCATTGGATACTAAACATTGGTGGAATTCCACCTTAATGTTAGAGGCTTTATATGAATTTAAAGATATGATAACTGAGTTTTGCTTAAGCGGAGATTTTGAGTATTTGACAAGTAATAAATTAGaatattgaaaaaataataagaaaattttTACCATCATTTTATAATGCAACCACGTCATTATCTAGTATTTTCTATCTAGTGTTTAATCGAACTATAAACCATTTATataatagaaatttaattttttcaaattaccaaaatatAGTTAGTTTTCAATAAATTTGTGTAGTAGtgaaagaaaaattttaaaaaaccgAAGGTATATTCCTATACTTATTTGTTTAACTTCTATTATGGACTATAGAATAAAATTCCATGGTTTATAAGTTTTTCTTGAAAAATGTAGCAAAAATATGAATATTAATAGTTTAATCCATACGTTCATTATTCTGACAATattaaacaaacattttgaagAATACCATAACAAACTAGGTATTACGATAGGAACAAGTTCTACCCTATCCTGCCATTAACTAGATTTGatatatattgtttatttttAATAGAAGAATATGTAGATCGTATAGTAATTTATCCTTTGAATTAACTATTGATCTTAAAAACAAGTGGTTCGTTTTTCATACTTCGGATGAAGCCAATCATTTTAATGTTTTGGCTTGGTGGAGAGTATATGAAGCTAGCTTTAATATTCTTTTCGCCATGGTCAAATATTTAGTAACGATTCCAATTTCTATAGTTGCATCCGAATCAGTATTTAGCACAAATAATCATGTACTGGATGACTACAGGAGCAGATTACCAATAGAGACAACGGAGCATTGTATGTTCTTGAAGTATTAGTTTAAAGCAGAGATAAAAAGTAAATCTTGATTGATAAAGATACTTTCAGAGATAAAATTAATAAAGTAGAAATTTAGCAATTTGTTTTATTtagtattatatataatattttcttattatttataatttttttcctaTAGAAACATTAAAAAAGTATTATTTTCAATTAATCTTTTTTCTTCCTATTAATCATCGTAAGAGAGTGGGCGCCAGCTTAGTTAGGAGGTACTCAACCAATGATAAATTTTATAACATTCGTTTCAAGGTTGAATCCATatattaaataaattataaatttttagcATAACAATGTATTTGACTTCATTTTAAATGGACAGTTAAGCATAATCCATTAGGTACAATCCGCACACATACGCACGTTAGCACATTTGTCACGCAAGACATGTCGGGCCTCGCTTTTAAAAAAACGGTACAATATAGTGCGAGGTACGATCATGACCAAACTGTTTATGCACCACACCACCCGACCCATTTACACTCCTAACCAAACTAATGTGAACTAAATCGTGGAATCCACTGTCTTAACTTTTCAAACAATATTTGACCCTTGCTTCATGGGCTTATGATCGTCGATATCTTTCATTTCTATCCGTCTAgtaaatgtccatccatttttaacacAAGCCATTCTTATTGGGGCCTGATCGATAGATGGACCGGATTGATTACTCAACCTCTCATGTCTGCCGTTCACGTGTGGATCTTAGGCGGCATTCCCTTTCAGATCGTTCATTCACCGACCACCAGTCTAAAAATTAGGATGGCCCAGATATCTTGAAAATCGCCCATCCATGACGAGTCAACTATATAAATGGTCCAGATGACGCAGGCCCTATATCATATCGGCCGGCTCCATCATCGCCGCTTTTCAGACGTGCAATGCACGTCAAAGGTCCGGCCCCACATGCCTTCTTTTCTCCCTTGTTACTCGCCACAAATCGCACCTCATCAGCCTATGCTCGCGCAAGTCGTCTgctcttcttttttgaaatgatATGTACGTCCgctcttcttttttgaaatgatATGTACTTCCGCACGTATGCTAACAACCATACGTTCGAGCTGCGTGCAGTCCATCGTAaagtttatgtgaaatccaaaccGTGAATATCGTGTTAtcataatttttatatttatatacaaATTTAAGATTGGTTTAAAtttctaggtgggccacaaaaaatgaAACAATAGAGGACATTGACGAGGGTGATATTCACCATGGAAACCTCCATATAGAATATCGTCCCATATTCTCTTCTACATCTCATCTAAACAATTCATCATATGATAATCTCAAGGAtgaaaagaaaaactagaaacAGGCTATTAAAatactcagatggaccacacacagTGAATATATAGATTGTATGAGTAAATGTGCATTTCTCCCTGTGATGTGTCTAACCTGAATGTTCAATCACTATATTTAGTTGGATGTACGGTTAATATAAGATGATACATCAGATCCACAGTTTATATTACACATAAAAATCACGAGTGGGTCCCATATATCTAGAGCGCATGATAGTTACCATACATTCCAATGCATGTGATGAATTCCCCGTTGTTTTCTCAACCCGAAGTCACTCTCACTCAGTCAAGAACCGATACCTCGCTTGGACAATCGAACCAATGGCCCACGTCACAAACTCCCATGGGTCCCACATCCCTCTCTTGACGCCATCAATCTCGCCGAGACTAACACTCACATCTCCATCTAACTACACCCTCCCGTTTATAAAAGAGAGACAAGcctagagaaagagaggaagagaaaacaTGGACGGTGATGATTCGTTCAAGAGACCCGGATCTGTACCGTTCAAATGGGAGATCCAACCAGGAATTCCCAAAGAGGCCCATCAAAATCCCATATCCCACCAAAAGCCACACAAGCTCAGACCACCTCCTGCAGGCATCTCCTTCTATCCACCAGATCAAGGGTCCCTCTTCATCCGTGTCCCAGCTCGATCCAAGTCGTCGGAACGCAGGCGTCCCCGCAAATCCGGGCCGATCAACTCTCCCAGCATCGTGTCCGTTGGTTGCTTCCCAACGTCGTCGCCGATCCGAAAGTTCGAGAAGAAAACCACTTGCCGCGAAACCACGGACCGTGTGATCGGTGAGATCGACGTCTCTAATCTCCAAACACTGTCACGTTGGACTTCTTCGCCGCGCAAGTCGCTGTCGCTGTTCCACGGATCTCCTTCTCCGGCTACTTCTTTCCGATCACCGCCGGCCACTTCTTTCCGATCACCGCCATTGCGGGCCCCACGGGACGATGTCGAGTGGGCCGCCTATGGGCTGTTTTAGAATccatggatggctgagatttacTTTACACCTATGGTTTGCTGTATATTGGAGAGTCTTCATCAGAGATTCACCTACAACCGGTTGTACGGTACAACCCATTTTTCTATGGCTTTAGAAAATGAGCTTATGTTAACCAACGACCGGTTGTAGGTGATCTCAGTTTTCAAACTTTAGGATTATATTAGTATATTAGGAAAAGGATCTTTACACGCAGCTGTATGGGAGGCTGAGAATACAACTAATTGCTTTGGACACGTGGGGGCCATCCAAAAatcgatctggactgttcattcgTTCTGGCCACCACTTGTTAGGTGACGATTCTTAAATCGCACTGATCAGACGCTCCTACCCATCTGATCAAGAGCTTGGAGAAAATAGACGGTTGAGATCAATTGGAGGAAAAATAGGTTCAGATCAGTTTGAAGCATCtattcaatgtggcccactttggattTGTTGTGATTCTGAAGAAATGGTTTGGCGAGTGATGTAAATCATTCTATctgcaaaatggatggttatgatgAAACTGAGGGCAGGATCATCCGATTGGTGCAGCTTTTGCAGAGTGGCTGTCTATAGTGGAATGGAATGAATGGACTGTCCATCGCGATGATTGGGCTGTCCCATGTGCACAAAGCAAATGGTTGTATTATAACCCTACGATATTGTATAAGTTCACATATTTATACATACATGAACCAGTTTCTACTTTCCTGGACTTACCTCTGAGATGTATAGGTGAATGTGGACCCTTGATGAGAAAGTTTTGAACGGTTGTCATTCAATTCTACATCCCAAAATCAGCTCCAGATTTTCAGCAACATCTTGTATGGTTAGGATCCAGTGTGCGTCCCCAGTGGTATTTACAAAATGGTAGCAACGCTACATAGCCTCGACAAACGAAAGCTGGCCatggatccagaccgtccaatcagTAGATAAACTTCAAAAGTCAGAACATCTGATCCATCCACTGTTATTGGACAGTTTAAAAAGTTCGGTGCAACGGTTAAGAGAAAAGTCCAATTAGAAGAATTTGTCAAGTGCGGTTCCTTTTTACCCTTCATCCGTCCTTGAAGTGGCCCTTTTGATGATCGGGCTTGGGTTTGAATTATAGACCTGCCAGCACAGCTTGTGactgatggaaacggattggctacaccccCTGCCAACAGCcaggtggctggtggttggtgctttgtgggccccaccatgatgtatgtggttcatgattttattcatttttatagatcattttaggtcttaatcccaaaaattaaagggatttaaatctcaggtgggccacactacaggaaaacaataatgatttcatatccaccattaaaatcatcctaaggcccactgtactgtttatttgacatccagtccGTTGATTAGGCCATTTAGACCCAAATGAAGaccagcttgatacaaaactttaatAGCCTCAAGAAGTTTGATACAAAGCTTTAatagcctcaagaagtttttaatgatccgatgttcattcaacactgtttctgtaatgtgaccacttgagattcggatataCTTCTTTTTTAATCTACTAGGatagaatgatataaaaaaatagatgaatggcttaggtgaaacacatacatcatagtggagccattggagcaccgaccatcagccaatggctgatggcacGGGGAGTACCCAATCGGTTTCCAGGACTGAATGTCAAGGTCCAGAGTagggaaacggatgggctactccccctcagtggtcggtgctctgtgggctccgcCATGattaatgtgtttcatccatgatgtccaattatttttataaatcatattacgggatgagataaaaaatgagatatattgcaaattcaagtagaccacattacaagaatcagtgttgaatgaacgtagatcattaaaaactttttgagggccataaaagttttggatcaaactgattttcattttttcctttcatctgagtctgtatgacataatcaacaaattatatgtcaaataaacagtaaagtggg
This window encodes:
- the LOC131242674 gene encoding uncharacterized protein LOC131242674, which produces MDGDDSFKRPGSVPFKWEIQPGIPKEAHQNPISHQKPHKLRPPPAGISFYPPDQGSLFIRVPARSKSSERRRPRKSGPINSPSIVSVGCFPTSSPIRKFEKKTTCRETTDRVIGEIDVSNLQTLSRWTSSPRKSLSLFHGSPSPATSFRSPPATSFRSPPLRAPRDDVEWAAYGLF